The Pedobacter mucosus genome window below encodes:
- a CDS encoding branched-chain amino acid aminotransferase produces MTETLDIKITKAEQTRLLVTDFSQLPFGKVFTDHMFTADFEGGEWKNLQILPYGPIPISPAISALHYGQAIFEGLKAYRQPDGRISVFRADKNFERFNKSASRMSMPTIPEEIFMQGLAALIATDEKWVPNQDDYALYIRPVMFAMDPYLGVKASDTYKFVLLTTPTGPYYNSALKVKIETEYTRADEGGVGYAKTAGNYARSLYPFEQAKKEGYDQLIWTDSISHEYIEEAGTANLLFVIDGKLVTPSIRSTVLDGVTRDTIIKLAKDAGIEVEERRVSVKEVIVGIENGSLTEAFAAGTAATVTHVGEIGYNGQNYKLTESSTRKVSNGIAKKLNDIRYGLAPDEFGWNWIL; encoded by the coding sequence ATGACCGAAACATTAGATATAAAAATCACCAAGGCTGAGCAAACGCGTTTGTTGGTTACGGATTTTTCACAGTTACCTTTTGGTAAAGTTTTTACAGATCATATGTTTACCGCTGATTTTGAAGGCGGTGAATGGAAAAATTTACAGATATTGCCTTACGGACCAATTCCGATAAGTCCTGCAATATCTGCTCTTCATTACGGACAAGCGATATTTGAAGGTTTAAAAGCTTATCGCCAGCCTGATGGTCGCATTAGTGTTTTTCGTGCTGATAAAAACTTTGAGCGCTTCAATAAATCTGCTTCCAGGATGTCTATGCCAACTATTCCTGAAGAAATTTTTATGCAAGGTTTAGCGGCGTTAATTGCTACTGATGAAAAATGGGTGCCAAACCAGGATGATTACGCATTGTATATTCGCCCTGTTATGTTTGCAATGGATCCCTATTTAGGCGTTAAAGCGTCAGATACTTATAAATTTGTTTTACTAACCACCCCGACTGGGCCATACTACAATTCAGCTTTGAAAGTGAAAATTGAAACGGAATATACCCGTGCTGATGAAGGTGGAGTAGGGTACGCAAAAACTGCAGGTAATTATGCACGTTCTTTGTATCCATTTGAACAAGCTAAAAAAGAAGGCTACGACCAGTTAATCTGGACAGATTCTATTTCGCATGAATATATTGAAGAAGCAGGTACTGCAAATCTTCTTTTTGTAATTGATGGCAAATTGGTTACGCCTTCTATCAGAAGTACGGTTTTAGATGGCGTTACTCGAGATACCATTATTAAACTGGCTAAAGATGCCGGTATAGAAGTAGAAGAACGCAGAGTTTCTGTTAAAGAAGTAATTGTAGGAATTGAAAATGGCAGCCTAACGGAAGCTTTTGCCGCTGGAACAGCCGCTACAGTAACCCATGTTGGTGAAATAGGATATAACGGACAGAATTATAAGTTAACGGAATCGTCGACTAGAAAAGTATCAAACGGGATCGCAAAAAAACTTAATGATATTCGTTATGGTTTAGCCCCTGATGAATTTGGTTGGAACTGGATTTTGTAA
- a CDS encoding DUF4920 domain-containing protein — MKKIILTLSFCIIAVITFAQNSYSGQKFGDEVKPGDVKPAAKMEAAMGSDNAVDMKIEGKVIDVCKKKGCWMTLEMPNGDPMRITFKDYAFFMPMDIVGKKVVLDGVAKKQTISVETLRHYAEDAKKTPEEVAKITDPKKELAFEAKGVVILDK; from the coding sequence ATGAAAAAGATCATATTAACACTTAGTTTTTGCATAATAGCGGTAATAACTTTTGCGCAAAACTCATATTCAGGTCAGAAGTTTGGAGACGAGGTTAAACCTGGAGATGTTAAACCAGCAGCCAAAATGGAAGCTGCGATGGGCAGTGATAATGCAGTAGATATGAAAATTGAAGGTAAAGTTATTGATGTGTGTAAGAAGAAAGGATGCTGGATGACTTTAGAAATGCCAAACGGTGATCCAATGCGTATTACTTTTAAAGATTACGCATTTTTTATGCCGATGGATATTGTAGGCAAAAAGGTTGTGTTGGATGGCGTTGCTAAAAAACAAACCATCTCTGTAGAAACCCTTCGCCACTATGCAGAAGACGCAAAAAAAACACCCGAAGAAGTGGCAAAAATTACTGATCCTAAAAAAGAACTGGCTTTTGAGGCTAAAGGTGTTGTGATTTTAGATAAATAA
- the radA gene encoding DNA repair protein RadA produces MAKTKTAYFCQNCGHESAKWLGKCPSCNEWNTFVEEIVEKSSAAIPTWKSESGSRKLSKPNKVDDIKSSTERRILTGDKELDRVLGGGLVEGSIVLIGGEPGIGKSTLMLQLALNLKGKKLLYISGEESEQQIKMRAERITENASSDCYILTETSTQNIFKQIEILQPEILVVDSIQTLHSSQIDSTPGSVSQVRECTAELLRFAKETGVPVFLIGHITKDGAIAGPKILEHMVDTVLQFEGDRHHVYRILRSIKNRFGSAAELGIYEMQGTGLREVSNPSEILLSQRDEELSGIAIAAMLEGVRPMLIETQALVSPAAYGNPQRSATGFDTKRMNMLLAVLEKRCGFKLSAHDVFLNIAGGLRVEDPAIDLAVLVAIISSHQDIAVSTKNCFAAEVGLSGEIRAVNRIEQRIVEADKLGFEMIYISKYNLKGLDLTKYNIEIKGVGKIEEVFELVFG; encoded by the coding sequence TTGGCAAAAACAAAAACAGCGTATTTCTGTCAAAACTGTGGACATGAATCAGCAAAATGGCTAGGGAAATGCCCATCTTGTAATGAATGGAATACCTTTGTAGAAGAAATAGTAGAAAAAAGCTCGGCTGCAATTCCTACCTGGAAAAGCGAATCAGGAAGCAGGAAACTAAGTAAACCTAATAAAGTTGACGACATAAAATCATCAACTGAAAGAAGAATTTTAACCGGTGATAAGGAATTAGATCGGGTTTTGGGCGGTGGATTAGTAGAAGGATCTATTGTTTTAATTGGTGGAGAACCTGGTATTGGAAAATCTACACTGATGTTACAGTTAGCGCTTAACTTAAAAGGAAAGAAATTATTGTATATTTCTGGGGAAGAAAGTGAGCAGCAAATTAAAATGCGGGCAGAAAGAATCACAGAAAACGCATCTTCAGATTGCTATATTTTAACGGAAACATCTACTCAAAATATTTTTAAGCAAATAGAAATTCTACAACCAGAAATATTGGTGGTTGATTCTATTCAAACCTTACATTCATCACAAATTGATTCTACCCCAGGAAGTGTTTCGCAGGTGAGAGAATGTACAGCAGAATTATTAAGATTTGCAAAAGAAACTGGCGTTCCAGTATTTCTAATTGGTCACATTACAAAAGATGGAGCCATCGCCGGACCAAAAATATTAGAGCATATGGTTGATACCGTTTTGCAATTTGAGGGCGACAGGCATCATGTGTATAGAATTTTAAGGTCAATTAAAAACAGATTCGGTTCTGCAGCAGAGTTGGGTATTTATGAAATGCAGGGAACAGGTTTGAGAGAAGTCTCCAATCCATCAGAAATTCTTTTATCACAACGTGATGAAGAGCTAAGTGGAATCGCTATTGCAGCGATGCTGGAGGGTGTTAGACCAATGCTTATTGAAACCCAAGCTTTGGTTAGTCCCGCAGCATATGGTAATCCACAAAGATCAGCCACCGGATTTGACACTAAAAGAATGAACATGCTTTTAGCCGTTTTAGAAAAAAGATGTGGCTTCAAACTAAGTGCTCATGATGTTTTTTTAAATATTGCAGGCGGATTAAGAGTGGAAGATCCTGCTATTGATTTGGCTGTTTTGGTTGCCATAATTTCTTCGCATCAGGATATTGCAGTTTCCACGAAAAACTGTTTTGCTGCAGAAGTAGGGTTATCGGGCGAAATTAGAGCGGTAAATAGAATTGAACAGAGAATTGTTGAAGCTGATAAATTAGGCTTTGAGATGATATATATTTCAAAATATAATTTAAAAGGATTAGACTTAACTAAGTATAATATAGAAATCAAAGGAGTTGGTAAAATTGAGGAGGTTTTTGAATTGGTGTTTGGGTAA
- a CDS encoding Rne/Rng family ribonuclease, whose protein sequence is MVKELIINSTPAGVTIALIEDKQLVELHKEQINNNYAVGDIYLGRIKKIMPGLNAAFVDVGYEKDAFLHYFDLGPQVESLIKLTKIKRNGSVTGTLLDNLKLEADINKAGKISDVLSKNMLLPVQIAKEPISTKGPRLSSDLSIAGRYVVLVPFSNTISVSKKIKSNTERNRLKKIIESIKPQNFGVIIRTVSEGRGVAEMQKDLLDLVAKWENFIKKMPATEPSKRVWGEMDRSSTLIRDILNPDFTNVYVSTPELFDDIRSYVHDISPEMEKIVKLYKQKEPIFEHFGIEKQIKNAFGKTVNLPGGAYLVVEHTEALHVIDVNSGNRTASKENQEENALQVNKEAAKEIARQLRLRDMGGIVVIDFIDMHKPTNRKMLFDYLRELMLLDRAKHTILPPSKFGLVQITRQRVRPEMNIVTVEKCPACGGTGEIKASIVLMDDIENNLNYILQEQNEKGITLCVHPYIQAFITKGIFNLQRRWFFKYGQWIKVKSQSSYYLNEFHFISSKDEEIKL, encoded by the coding sequence TTGGTAAAAGAATTAATTATCAATTCGACTCCTGCCGGAGTTACCATAGCGTTGATTGAAGACAAACAACTTGTAGAGCTTCACAAAGAACAAATCAATAATAACTACGCCGTTGGCGACATTTATTTAGGCCGCATTAAAAAAATTATGCCCGGCTTAAATGCTGCTTTCGTAGATGTTGGTTATGAAAAGGATGCATTTTTGCATTATTTCGATTTGGGTCCACAGGTAGAATCTTTAATTAAGCTAACTAAAATCAAGCGTAATGGCTCGGTTACAGGCACATTATTAGATAATTTAAAACTGGAAGCCGATATTAATAAGGCAGGTAAAATTTCTGATGTGCTGAGTAAAAACATGCTCCTTCCAGTACAAATTGCCAAAGAGCCAATTTCTACAAAAGGACCGCGTTTAAGTTCCGATCTATCTATTGCCGGCAGGTATGTGGTACTGGTGCCATTCTCCAATACCATATCCGTATCAAAAAAAATTAAAAGCAATACCGAACGTAATCGTTTAAAAAAGATTATTGAAAGTATTAAACCTCAAAATTTTGGGGTAATTATCAGAACTGTTTCTGAAGGCCGAGGCGTTGCCGAAATGCAAAAAGATCTTTTAGATTTAGTTGCGAAGTGGGAAAACTTCATTAAAAAAATGCCTGCTACTGAACCTTCTAAAAGGGTTTGGGGAGAAATGGACAGATCATCTACGTTAATTCGTGATATTCTGAATCCTGATTTTACAAATGTTTATGTGAGCACGCCAGAGCTGTTCGATGATATTCGTTCTTATGTACATGATATTTCACCTGAAATGGAAAAAATCGTTAAGCTGTACAAACAAAAAGAACCAATTTTCGAGCATTTTGGAATTGAAAAGCAAATTAAAAATGCTTTTGGTAAAACCGTAAACTTACCAGGTGGCGCCTACTTAGTTGTTGAGCACACCGAAGCGCTTCACGTTATAGATGTGAATAGTGGAAACCGCACTGCCAGTAAAGAAAATCAAGAAGAAAACGCTTTACAGGTTAACAAAGAAGCGGCTAAAGAAATTGCCCGTCAGTTACGCTTGCGTGATATGGGTGGTATTGTGGTAATCGATTTTATCGATATGCACAAACCAACAAATCGTAAAATGCTGTTCGATTATCTGCGTGAGCTGATGTTATTGGATAGAGCCAAGCACACTATTTTGCCTCCAAGCAAATTTGGTTTGGTACAAATTACCAGACAACGTGTTCGTCCGGAAATGAATATTGTTACGGTAGAAAAGTGCCCTGCTTGTGGTGGCACAGGAGAAATTAAGGCGAGTATTGTTTTAATGGATGATATTGAAAATAACCTTAATTATATTTTGCAAGAGCAGAATGAAAAAGGCATAACACTTTGTGTACATCCATATATACAAGCTTTTATTACAAAAGGCATCTTTAATTTACAACGTAGATGGTTCTTTAAATATGGGCAGTGGATTAAAGTGAAGTCACAATCATCTTACTATTTAAACGAGTTTCATTTTATTTCATCAAAGGATGAAGAGATAAAATTATAA
- a CDS encoding tetratricopeptide repeat protein produces the protein MNSSIRSKQTIIIGAIVLLVAFLFTRDIKGLVKPTEENGKMPANSQTMPAQEQSSSSVLSLKTSSTAAKNVINKNLATDITALENSYNRATGTEKIEIAKQLAQKWDDVEQITPSALYLEVVAQGEPSAKTWLASGNQFIKAFESTQDSVAQPALLQKANTSYKNSLEKDSTNIEAQTGLGVTIVNGLGAPMQGIAMLLAVVAKEPKNVKANMNLGLFSIKSGQFDKAIPRFKTVIAAAPTPEAYFYLGTALENLGRNKEAVDAYLSSKKLAANPTLSSFIDKKITELKSKN, from the coding sequence ATGAATAGCAGCATCAGATCAAAACAAACCATCATTATTGGAGCGATTGTATTGCTTGTTGCTTTTTTATTTACGAGAGATATTAAAGGGTTGGTAAAACCGACAGAAGAGAATGGTAAAATGCCTGCGAATAGTCAAACGATGCCAGCGCAGGAGCAATCATCTTCTAGTGTACTCAGTCTAAAAACTTCATCTACTGCTGCAAAAAATGTAATTAATAAGAATTTAGCTACAGACATTACCGCATTAGAAAACAGTTATAATAGGGCTACTGGTACAGAGAAAATTGAAATTGCAAAACAATTAGCCCAAAAATGGGATGATGTAGAGCAAATTACTCCATCAGCACTTTATTTAGAAGTTGTTGCACAAGGCGAACCATCAGCTAAAACCTGGTTGGCCTCGGGTAATCAATTTATTAAAGCTTTTGAAAGTACTCAAGATAGTGTAGCTCAACCTGCTTTGTTGCAGAAAGCAAATACGTCTTACAAAAACTCATTAGAGAAAGATTCTACCAATATTGAAGCTCAAACAGGTTTAGGGGTTACGATTGTGAATGGCTTAGGCGCACCAATGCAAGGTATTGCAATGTTGTTAGCTGTTGTTGCAAAAGAACCTAAAAATGTTAAGGCGAATATGAACTTAGGATTATTCTCCATAAAGTCAGGCCAGTTTGATAAAGCAATTCCGCGTTTTAAAACCGTTATTGCCGCTGCTCCTACACCTGAAGCCTATTTTTATTTAGGCACAGCTTTAGAAAATTTAGGCAGAAATAAAGAGGCAGTTGATGCTTATTTATCAAGCAAAAAATTAGCGGCTAATCCAACTTTATCATCATTTATTGATAAAAAGATTACCGAACTAAAGAGTAAAAATTAA
- a CDS encoding HU family DNA-binding protein, with the protein MTKADIISEISTKTGIEKVDVQETVEAFFKVIKTSMIGGENVYVRGFGSFVVKKRAQKTARNISKNTAIIIPEHFVPSFKPAKIFVDKVKNNSKKIQVEA; encoded by the coding sequence ATGACTAAGGCAGATATTATTTCAGAAATATCAACAAAAACCGGAATTGAGAAGGTTGATGTACAGGAAACGGTTGAGGCATTTTTCAAGGTTATCAAAACGAGTATGATTGGCGGTGAAAATGTATATGTAAGAGGCTTCGGAAGCTTTGTTGTTAAAAAGAGAGCGCAGAAAACTGCTAGGAACATCTCAAAAAATACTGCAATAATTATCCCAGAACATTTTGTTCCAAGCTTTAAACCAGCAAAAATATTTGTTGATAAAGTAAAAAACAATTCTAAAAAAATCCAAGTAGAAGCTTAA
- the mutY gene encoding A/G-specific adenine glycosylase, with product MTFQNELINWYHVNKRDLPWRHTQDAYTIWLSEIILQQTRVEQGLPYFTKFLHKFPSVFDFAATTETEVLKLWQGLGYYSRGRNMHATAQLVVKNFEGRFPTLHDELIKLKGVGEYTAAAISSFSSGEARAVVDGNVFRVLARYFGIDTAINSPAGKKQFYMLANDLLLKSDPALYNQAIMEFGAIQCKPKSPVCSICPLNQSCYAFKNNLINVLPVKIKKAVQKHRFFNYFVCVTDTDVLVKERQAGDIWQHLYDFPLIETENEISLADPIFNNEVKTLFGSDVDCTLLSYKRHILTHQIIHVQFFGLKNYIFNFNKQKELNWVSFSKLEELPQPKVIHNFILEHFASQ from the coding sequence ATGACATTCCAAAACGAGTTGATAAACTGGTACCATGTAAATAAAAGAGATCTGCCTTGGCGGCATACTCAAGACGCATATACCATCTGGTTATCAGAAATAATACTGCAGCAAACCAGGGTAGAACAAGGCTTGCCATATTTTACAAAATTCTTGCATAAATTTCCATCTGTTTTTGATTTTGCAGCAACTACTGAAACAGAAGTGTTAAAACTTTGGCAAGGATTAGGTTACTATTCTCGCGGAAGAAACATGCATGCTACTGCACAATTGGTTGTAAAAAATTTTGAAGGGAGATTCCCGACTTTGCATGATGAGCTTATAAAATTAAAAGGAGTAGGGGAATATACGGCAGCTGCAATTTCCTCTTTTTCTTCTGGCGAAGCAAGGGCTGTTGTAGATGGAAACGTTTTTCGCGTGCTGGCCAGGTATTTTGGGATTGATACTGCAATCAATTCTCCGGCAGGTAAAAAACAGTTTTATATGTTAGCAAATGATTTGCTTTTAAAATCAGATCCTGCTCTATATAACCAAGCTATAATGGAGTTTGGTGCCATTCAATGCAAGCCTAAATCTCCAGTATGTAGCATTTGTCCGCTCAACCAGAGTTGCTATGCGTTCAAAAATAACCTTATTAATGTTTTGCCTGTTAAAATTAAAAAGGCTGTTCAAAAGCATCGGTTCTTTAATTATTTTGTATGTGTTACAGATACCGATGTGCTGGTTAAAGAAAGGCAGGCAGGCGATATTTGGCAACACCTTTATGATTTTCCTTTGATAGAAACTGAAAATGAAATTTCTTTAGCTGATCCAATATTTAATAATGAGGTAAAAACCTTATTTGGAAGTGATGTTGACTGCACACTTTTAAGCTACAAACGCCACATATTAACGCACCAAATAATACACGTTCAATTTTTTGGTTTAAAAAATTATATATTTAACTTTAATAAACAAAAGGAACTTAATTGGGTTTCTTTTAGTAAACTAGAGGAGTTGCCACAGCCAAAAGTTATCCATAATTTTATATTGGAGCATTTTGCATCGCAATAA
- a CDS encoding single-stranded DNA-binding protein, whose protein sequence is MSGINKVILVGHLGKDPEVRHLDGGVTVASFPLATSETYNKDGKRVEQTEWHNIVLWRGLAEVASKYLQKGKLVYIEGKLRTRSFEDKEKVKKYVTEIVAENFTMLGRKSDFEQTPATSTLIPQSTESKIVDEYTIHPSDENGDLPF, encoded by the coding sequence ATGTCTGGGATTAACAAAGTTATTTTAGTAGGGCATTTGGGTAAAGACCCAGAGGTACGGCATTTAGACGGTGGTGTAACGGTGGCCAGTTTTCCGTTAGCCACATCAGAAACTTATAACAAAGATGGTAAAAGGGTAGAGCAAACTGAATGGCATAACATTGTTTTATGGCGTGGACTTGCAGAGGTAGCTTCAAAATACCTTCAAAAAGGAAAGCTGGTATATATTGAAGGAAAATTAAGAACCAGATCTTTTGAAGATAAAGAAAAAGTAAAGAAATATGTAACGGAAATTGTTGCGGAGAATTTTACCATGTTAGGACGAAAAAGCGATTTTGAACAAACGCCTGCTACTTCAACCTTAATTCCACAAAGTACCGAATCTAAAATAGTAGACGAATACACTATTCATCCTTCGGATGAAAATGGCGATTTACCTTTTTAA
- the glmS gene encoding glutamine--fructose-6-phosphate transaminase (isomerizing) has translation MCGIVGYIGYREAWPIVLKGLKRLEYRGYDSAGIALMNKSGQHIYKKAGKVSVLEEFAADQDRSGFTGMGHTRWATHGVPSDRNSHPHTSNNNKLSIIHNGIIENYATLKEELSHRGHEFKSDTDTEVLIHLIEEIQKIEQIDLFEAVRLALKEVIGAYAIVVMDKENPDQLIVARKGSPMVIGVGLGEYFIASDATPIIEYTKNVIYLNDHEIALVTKNDLLVKRLDNVIQTPLIQELQMKLEMLEKGGFEHFMLKEIYEQPRSIKDCMRGRIYPELGKVQLGGIKEFAEKLKNIDRIIIVACGTSWHAGLVGEYLIEEYARIPVEVEYASEFRYRNPIITEKDVVIAISQSGETADTMAAIEMAKERGATIFGICNVAGASIPRLTHAGVYTHAGPEIGVASTKAFTAQVTVLTLMAFYIAQQKGTITTSKLIELLTELDNIPDKIQIALESDGLIKEVAAQIKDSTNCLFLGRGSGFPVALEGALKLKEISYIHAEGYPAAEMKHGPIALIDEEMPVVFIATQNSSYEKVISNIQEVKARKGKVIAIVTQGDTEVKKMADYCIEIPDANEAFLPLLATIPLQLLAYHIAVMRGCNVDQPRNLAKSVTVE, from the coding sequence ATGTGTGGAATTGTAGGCTATATAGGTTATAGAGAGGCTTGGCCGATTGTATTAAAAGGATTGAAAAGATTAGAATATCGCGGTTATGACAGTGCAGGTATTGCATTGATGAATAAAAGCGGACAGCACATATATAAAAAAGCAGGAAAAGTTTCAGTATTAGAAGAGTTTGCAGCAGATCAGGACCGTTCGGGTTTTACTGGAATGGGGCACACCAGATGGGCAACACATGGCGTACCATCAGATCGGAATTCTCATCCTCATACCTCAAATAACAATAAACTTTCTATTATACACAACGGTATAATCGAGAATTATGCCACCTTAAAAGAAGAACTTTCTCATCGCGGGCACGAATTTAAAAGTGATACGGATACCGAAGTATTGATTCATCTAATTGAGGAAATACAAAAAATAGAACAGATTGATTTATTCGAAGCAGTTCGTTTGGCTTTGAAAGAAGTAATTGGCGCCTATGCAATTGTGGTTATGGACAAAGAAAATCCTGATCAATTAATTGTTGCCCGAAAAGGAAGTCCGATGGTTATTGGCGTTGGCTTGGGAGAATATTTTATTGCTTCAGACGCTACACCAATAATAGAATACACAAAAAATGTGATCTATTTAAATGATCATGAAATTGCTTTGGTTACAAAAAACGATCTTTTAGTGAAAAGATTGGATAATGTAATCCAGACGCCGCTAATTCAGGAGCTTCAAATGAAATTAGAAATGCTTGAAAAGGGAGGTTTTGAGCATTTTATGTTAAAGGAAATTTACGAGCAGCCAAGATCCATTAAAGATTGCATGCGTGGTCGAATCTATCCTGAATTGGGCAAAGTACAATTAGGCGGCATAAAAGAATTTGCAGAAAAACTTAAAAATATAGACCGCATTATTATTGTTGCCTGTGGTACTTCATGGCATGCAGGCTTGGTTGGCGAATATTTAATTGAAGAATATGCCCGTATTCCCGTTGAAGTAGAATATGCTTCAGAATTTAGGTACCGTAATCCAATCATAACAGAAAAAGACGTAGTAATTGCGATTTCTCAATCTGGAGAAACTGCAGATACCATGGCCGCAATCGAAATGGCAAAGGAAAGAGGTGCTACCATTTTTGGCATTTGTAATGTTGCTGGTGCATCTATTCCCCGCTTAACACATGCAGGCGTTTATACCCATGCCGGACCAGAAATCGGGGTCGCATCAACCAAAGCATTTACGGCTCAGGTAACAGTTTTAACCTTGATGGCGTTCTATATTGCACAGCAAAAAGGTACGATCACTACTTCTAAGCTAATTGAACTTTTAACAGAGTTGGATAACATACCAGATAAAATTCAAATCGCTTTAGAATCTGATGGTTTGATTAAGGAAGTAGCTGCACAAATTAAAGACTCTACCAACTGTTTATTTTTAGGAAGAGGAAGTGGTTTCCCTGTTGCACTTGAAGGCGCATTAAAGCTTAAGGAGATTTCTTATATCCATGCGGAAGGTTATCCTGCTGCGGAGATGAAACACGGTCCTATCGCTTTAATTGACGAAGAAATGCCTGTTGTATTTATCGCAACACAAAACTCATCCTACGAGAAGGTAATTAGCAATATTCAGGAAGTAAAAGCTAGAAAAGGAAAAGTAATTGCCATTGTTACTCAAGGCGATACGGAAGTAAAGAAAATGGCAGATTACTGCATCGAAATACCTGATGCAAATGAGGCTTTTTTACCTCTATTAGCTACAATTCCATTACAACTTTTAGCTTATCATATTGCTGTAATGCGAGGTTGTAATGTTGATCAGCCAAGAAATTTAGCAAAATCAGTAACGGTAGAATAA
- a CDS encoding DUF4270 domain-containing protein, with translation MKFTKQDLLTLLIGLFLFASCKNPDGVGLDVDPGTAITGTLVNTEKIISTTVRESDISTAGLTRHPLGYMVDPVFGKTEASLAMTVWPLNVSYDFGTTPTLDSAILVLNLGTQFYGDTTSSKYSINVYQLTNPIVNYKSSDIQAHNSTLLGNFNSRIFPNTPIKISDIIAGKTDTLKTVKAQIRIPLDKAFIKASILDLGTTGSSTNAKFVESFKGLYAEVSKTASTGVGGIAFIDFAATNSYLQLVYKHANASSGIDTTSVNFPINNSSGIVAANIKHDYTGTPVKTQLDNPSTQYDVTYNQALVGVKTKISFPDLTKFIATYGKAIVNKAELVVNLSNGTYSYPFSAPQRLSLYRWDIAEQPANLTDYTNYVNSNPAAFGGYFDSVNNRYVFLVTSYVQELIDGKVKDYGTFIAPTSATEFQTTPSATSAARSIIGSFGNTTNKVKLNIYYTKIN, from the coding sequence ATGAAATTTACAAAACAAGACTTATTAACCCTGTTGATAGGTCTTTTTCTTTTTGCATCGTGTAAAAACCCGGATGGAGTTGGTTTGGATGTTGATCCAGGAACTGCAATTACAGGTACGCTGGTAAATACAGAAAAAATTATTTCAACAACGGTTAGAGAAAGCGATATTTCTACTGCAGGGCTTACCCGTCATCCACTAGGATATATGGTTGATCCTGTTTTTGGTAAAACAGAAGCTAGTTTAGCCATGACTGTTTGGCCTCTTAATGTTAGTTACGATTTTGGAACAACTCCTACATTGGATTCTGCTATTCTGGTCTTAAACTTAGGCACACAATTTTATGGCGATACCACAAGTTCAAAATATAGCATTAATGTTTATCAATTAACCAATCCAATTGTAAACTATAAAAGTTCTGATATTCAGGCGCACAATAGTACGCTTCTTGGTAATTTCAATAGCCGAATCTTCCCTAATACACCTATTAAAATTAGCGATATTATAGCAGGTAAAACTGATACGTTGAAAACAGTAAAAGCACAAATTAGAATTCCTTTAGATAAAGCATTTATTAAAGCAAGTATTTTAGATCTTGGCACAACAGGAAGTTCTACTAATGCTAAATTTGTAGAAAGTTTTAAAGGTTTGTATGCAGAAGTAAGTAAAACGGCTTCAACCGGCGTGGGTGGAATAGCTTTTATCGATTTCGCTGCTACAAATTCTTATCTTCAATTGGTTTATAAGCATGCCAATGCTTCTAGTGGTATTGATACAACTTCAGTAAATTTTCCAATTAATAACAGCTCAGGTATTGTTGCTGCTAATATTAAACATGACTATACCGGAACGCCTGTAAAAACGCAATTGGATAATCCATCGACACAATACGATGTAACTTATAATCAAGCATTAGTAGGCGTTAAAACTAAAATTTCTTTCCCTGATCTCACCAAGTTCATCGCAACCTATGGTAAAGCCATTGTTAATAAGGCAGAACTTGTGGTAAACTTAAGTAATGGAACTTATAGTTATCCGTTTAGTGCGCCTCAGCGACTTTCTTTATATAGGTGGGATATTGCAGAACAACCAGCTAACTTAACGGATTATACTAATTATGTTAACAGTAATCCTGCTGCATTTGGTGGATATTTTGATTCAGTGAACAATCGCTATGTATTTTTAGTAACCAGTTATGTTCAAGAATTAATCGACGGAAAAGTAAAAGATTACGGTACTTTTATCGCACCAACTTCTGCAACAGAATTTCAAACAACACCTTCAGCAACCTCTGCTGCCAGATCAATTATTGGATCTTTTGGAAATACAACCAATAAAGTAAAACTGAATATTTATTATACGAAGATAAATTAA